The Hymenobacter oligotrophus genome has a window encoding:
- the scpA gene encoding methylmalonyl-CoA mutase, which yields MKPDFAHIPYNAAPLPASPTSTKTSATPEGIELKAFYTANDVASLDHLGFGAGQAPYLRGPYSTMYVQNPWTIRQYAGFSTAEESNAFYRRNLAGGQKGLSVAFDLATHRGYDSDHPRVVGDVGKAGVAIDSVEDMKVLFDQIPLDQMSVSMTMNGAVLPVMAFYIVAAEEQGVAPEKLSGTIQNDILKEFMVRNTYIYPPEPSMRIIADIFAYTAQKMPRFNSISISGYHMQEAGATADLELAYTLADGVEYVRAGLRAGMTIDQFAPRLSFFWAIGMNHFMEIAKMRAGRLLWAKLIKQFGAENPKSLALRTHCQTSGYSLTEQDPFNNVTRTCVEALAAALGGTQSLHTNALDEAIALPTDFSARIARNTQLYLQHETDITKVVDPWGGSYYVETLTHELADKAWALIQEVEALGGMAKAIETGLPKLRIEEAAARKQARIDSGKEVIVGVNKYRVEEKTDIEILDIDNAAVRDSQIARLNRIRSERDSAAVLRALDALTDAARSGQQNLLELAVEAARLRATLGEISDALEKVYGRHQAAIRTVSGVYSAEMDYDQEFAKARQLADEFSQKEGRRPRMMVAKMGQDGHDRGAKVIATSFADVGFDVDIAPLFQTPEEVARQAAENDVHVVGVSSLAAGHKTLVPQLIGELAKLGREDILVIAGGVIPSQDYQFLYDAGVTGIYGPGTVIAVAAQQILEKLGE from the coding sequence CCTGCGCGGGCCGTACAGCACCATGTACGTGCAGAACCCCTGGACCATTCGGCAGTACGCGGGCTTCTCGACGGCCGAAGAATCGAACGCCTTTTACCGCCGCAACCTGGCGGGTGGGCAAAAGGGCTTGTCGGTAGCCTTTGACCTGGCTACGCACCGCGGCTACGACTCCGACCACCCGCGCGTGGTGGGCGACGTGGGCAAGGCCGGCGTGGCCATCGACTCGGTGGAGGACATGAAGGTACTCTTCGACCAGATTCCCCTGGATCAGATGTCGGTGTCGATGACCATGAATGGCGCTGTGCTGCCGGTTATGGCCTTCTACATTGTGGCCGCCGAGGAGCAGGGCGTAGCACCCGAGAAGCTGTCGGGTACCATTCAGAACGACATTCTGAAGGAGTTCATGGTGCGCAACACCTACATCTACCCGCCCGAGCCGTCGATGCGCATCATTGCCGACATCTTCGCCTACACCGCGCAGAAGATGCCGCGCTTCAACTCCATCAGCATCTCGGGCTACCACATGCAGGAAGCCGGCGCCACCGCCGACCTGGAGCTGGCCTACACCCTGGCCGACGGCGTGGAGTACGTGCGCGCCGGCCTGCGGGCGGGCATGACCATCGATCAGTTTGCGCCGCGCCTGTCCTTCTTCTGGGCTATCGGCATGAACCACTTCATGGAAATTGCCAAGATGCGCGCCGGCCGTTTGCTGTGGGCCAAGCTCATCAAGCAGTTTGGGGCCGAAAACCCGAAGTCGTTGGCTTTGCGCACGCACTGCCAAACCTCAGGCTACTCGCTCACCGAGCAAGACCCCTTCAACAACGTAACGCGCACCTGCGTGGAGGCGCTGGCCGCCGCCCTAGGTGGTACGCAAAGCCTGCACACCAATGCCCTCGACGAGGCCATTGCCCTGCCCACCGATTTCTCGGCTCGCATTGCGCGCAACACCCAGCTGTACCTGCAGCACGAAACCGACATCACGAAAGTGGTGGACCCCTGGGGCGGCTCGTACTACGTAGAAACGCTCACGCACGAGCTGGCCGACAAAGCCTGGGCCCTCATTCAGGAGGTTGAAGCCCTAGGTGGCATGGCCAAGGCCATTGAAACGGGCCTGCCCAAGCTGCGCATCGAGGAGGCTGCCGCCCGCAAGCAGGCGCGCATCGACTCTGGCAAGGAGGTGATTGTGGGCGTGAACAAGTACCGCGTGGAGGAGAAAACCGACATCGAGATTCTCGACATCGACAACGCCGCCGTGCGCGACTCGCAGATTGCCCGCCTCAACCGCATTCGCTCGGAGCGCGACTCGGCCGCCGTGCTGCGCGCCCTCGATGCCCTGACCGATGCCGCGCGCTCGGGCCAGCAGAACTTGTTGGAGTTGGCCGTGGAGGCCGCCCGCCTGCGCGCTACCCTAGGTGAAATTTCCGACGCGCTCGAGAAGGTGTACGGCCGCCACCAGGCCGCCATCCGCACCGTGTCGGGTGTGTACTCTGCCGAAATGGACTACGACCAGGAATTTGCCAAGGCCCGCCAGCTGGCCGACGAGTTCAGCCAGAAAGAAGGCCGCCGCCCCCGCATGATGGTGGCCAAAATGGGCCAGGACGGCCACGACCGCGGCGCCAAGGTAATTGCCACTTCCTTCGCCGACGTAGGCTTCGACGTGGACATTGCCCCCTTGTTCCAGACGCCCGAGGAGGTAGCCCGCCAGGCCGCCGAAAACGATGTGCACGTGGTAGGCGTGTCGTCGCTGGCCGCCGGCCACAAAACCCTCGTGCCGCAGCTCATCGGGGAGCTGGCCAAGCTCGGCCGCGAAGACATACTTGTTATTGCCGGTGGTGTTATCCCCTCGCAGGATTACCAGTTCCTCTACGACGCTGGCGTGACGGGCATTTATGGACCCGGTACTGTCATTGCTGTGGCGGCACAGCAGATTTTGGAGAAGCTGGGGGAGTAG